The following proteins are co-located in the Polymorphospora rubra genome:
- a CDS encoding non-ribosomal peptide synthetase yields the protein MGLLAGLDVVLGRYAGVEDVVVGTFVANRGAPELEDLIGFFVNTVVVRGDLSGRPSFRGLLGRVRSGVLDVFGHQDVPFDRVVEELHPVRRAGSMPFVQVALVVQNTPAEVGVLGGGVVVESLPTETRTAAFDLSLHLWTTETGALAGFVEYATDLYRRSSVQRLVGHLESVLTQAVADPDRRIDLLSLPGADEHRTLLAAATVTPAAAVGTAPGATVGAAPVSVEPSTDPASEGEPVVHLLHELVAAQVARRPDAVAVSCAGERLTYRELDTRAARLARHLRAAGVGPEVLVGICVERSIASVVSVLGVLKAGGAYLPLDPENPAERLAYMLGDAGATTVVATAATRHLVPAGIAPLLVDELPAAPDDTAVTEVDAGVTPQNLAYVIYTSGSTGRPKGVAVNHRCAIARVHRPAYADIDETDVMLHALSLSFDVSVMEVFGALANGAELAVLPGKALPERVGIFLPGARVTVGWLTAALFHAVVDTAGESLSGMRTLIAGGDQLSTSHVEKALRLLDADATLVNGYGPTEAAIFAATHTMRPATGVDGRVPIGGPIPDTELYVFDPHGNLSPVGIPGELYIGGDCLARGYLGRPELTAERFVPHPFATGARLYRTGDVVRWRADHTLEFLGRVDHQVKVRGFRVELGEIEQRLRRCAGVGDAVVVARPDGEDHTLVAYVETAGGAQPPAVGDLLAELRKFLPGYMVPNAFVVLDALPLNPNGKVDRAALPDPDGHRPDLGTGYVPPRTPIEETLAGIWADLLGLDRVGAHDDFFDLGGHSLLASRLVARIRRAFDRELPLATFFAAPTVAGLATALEAMLRADATGTRPPITPARRPDPLPVSLGQRRLWFVDRLVPGGVDYNVVWPLRLVGGLDVGALVGAVGEVVARHEVLRTRFVAVDGEPVQVIGGVGVVDVPLVDLSGLGVGVRAGEVARWVREAGLRPFDVAVGPLVRWVLLRVSEGEHVLLVSAHHIVFDGWSGSVLLRELSVLYGAFVRGEGSPLPVLPVQFADFAVWERQWLSGGVLEGQLEFWRGYLGGAPAVLDLPSDLPRSVGRGGGGDRERFEFPVGLSVGLGELCRGAGATVFMGLLAGLDVVLGRYAGVEDVVVGTFVANRGAPELEDLIGFFVNTVVVRGDLSGRPSFRGLLGRVRSGVLDVFGHQDVPFDRVVEELHPVRRAGSMPFVQVALVVQNTPAEVGVLGGGVVVESLPTETRTAAFDLAFHVWTTESGALAGFVEYATDLYRRSSVQRLVGHLESVLTQAVADPDRRIDLLSLPSPAEHHHLTRDVARGAVRDFGAVTPLSRFTRQAALTPDATAYVDGDRLLTYAELDERSTRLARRLRRLGVGPETPVGVCLGHSLDLPVAALAVWKADGAYLPLDPDNPAERLAYMLADAGAVAVVTTGALRSRLPADLPEVVDLDTGDPGDGDAPGVDPAPVSTIDSLAAVIYTSGSTGRPKGVAVTGRSMVNRIAWFADVRPFAPGEVGVLKTPIGFVDSLWELLGGLLYGVPTVVVPKDTGRDPKALVRVLAAHGVTRLLLVPSLLRMLLLTVDDLAERLPRLALWISSGEPLSADLARLFVKTLPGRSLHNLYGAAEGWDSLWPPACGEDELTGAVPVGRPLANVGALILDRAGQPAPVGVPGELYVGGDCLARGYLGRPDLTAERFLPHPYEPGARLYRTGDLARMLPDGQIELVGRVDQQLKIRGFRVEPGEVERALEALPEVRQAAVVAWTREGAEPELAAYVVADGPADAAGVRAALGRTLPSHLVPTSLSFLDALPSTATGKIDRLALPRPVRAATTDGAGPADDAQLLLAELWADVLGVERVGVDDDFFDIGGHSLLAAQLVDRIGREIGRELPLRTIFDHSTVRRMGLALRAPHTEPERPLS from the coding sequence ATGGGGTTGTTGGCGGGGTTGGATGTTGTGTTGGGGCGGTATGCGGGGGTGGAGGATGTGGTGGTGGGGACGTTTGTGGCTAATCGGGGTGCGCCTGAGTTGGAGGATTTGATCGGGTTTTTTGTGAATACGGTTGTGGTGCGTGGGGATTTGTCGGGTCGGCCGTCGTTTAGGGGTTTGTTGGGTCGGGTTCGGTCTGGTGTGTTGGATGTGTTCGGGCATCAGGATGTGCCGTTTGATCGGGTGGTTGAGGAGTTGCATCCGGTGCGGCGGGCGGGTTCTATGCCGTTTGTTCAGGTGGCGTTGGTGGTGCAGAACACGCCGGCTGAGGTGGGGGTGTTGGGTGGTGGTGTGGTGGTGGAGTCGTTGCCGACGGAGACCCGCACCGCCGCGTTCGACCTCTCCCTGCACCTGTGGACCACGGAGACCGGCGCGCTCGCCGGTTTCGTGGAGTACGCCACCGACCTCTACCGCCGGTCCTCGGTACAGCGCCTGGTCGGTCACCTGGAGAGCGTGCTGACCCAGGCGGTCGCCGACCCGGACCGCCGCATCGACCTGCTGTCGCTGCCCGGCGCGGACGAACACCGGACGCTGCTCGCCGCCGCGACCGTCACCCCGGCCGCGGCCGTCGGGACCGCCCCGGGCGCAACGGTCGGTGCCGCGCCCGTCTCGGTCGAGCCGTCGACCGACCCGGCGTCCGAAGGCGAGCCCGTCGTCCACCTGCTGCACGAACTCGTCGCCGCGCAGGTCGCCCGCCGCCCCGACGCCGTCGCCGTCTCCTGTGCCGGCGAGCGGCTCACCTACCGCGAACTCGACACCCGCGCCGCCCGGCTGGCCCGGCACCTGCGCGCCGCCGGCGTCGGCCCCGAGGTCCTCGTCGGCATCTGCGTCGAGCGTTCGATCGCCTCGGTCGTCAGCGTGCTCGGCGTACTCAAGGCCGGTGGCGCCTACCTGCCGCTGGACCCGGAGAACCCGGCGGAGCGGCTGGCGTACATGCTCGGCGACGCCGGCGCGACCACCGTCGTGGCCACCGCCGCCACCCGCCACCTGGTCCCGGCCGGGATCGCGCCGCTGCTCGTCGACGAACTGCCGGCGGCGCCCGACGACACTGCGGTCACCGAGGTCGACGCCGGGGTCACCCCGCAGAACCTGGCGTACGTCATCTACACCTCCGGCTCCACCGGCCGGCCCAAGGGCGTCGCCGTCAACCACCGGTGCGCCATCGCCCGGGTGCACCGCCCGGCGTACGCGGACATCGACGAGACCGACGTGATGCTGCACGCGCTGTCGCTGTCGTTCGACGTGTCGGTCATGGAGGTCTTCGGCGCCCTGGCCAACGGCGCGGAACTGGCCGTGCTGCCCGGCAAGGCGCTGCCGGAGCGGGTCGGGATCTTCCTGCCCGGGGCCCGGGTCACCGTCGGCTGGCTGACCGCCGCGCTGTTCCACGCCGTGGTCGACACCGCGGGGGAGTCGCTGTCCGGGATGCGGACCCTGATCGCCGGCGGCGACCAGCTGTCGACCAGCCACGTCGAGAAGGCGCTGCGCCTGCTCGACGCCGACGCCACCCTGGTCAACGGGTACGGCCCGACCGAGGCGGCGATCTTCGCCGCGACGCACACCATGCGGCCGGCGACCGGCGTCGACGGCCGGGTGCCGATCGGCGGCCCGATCCCCGACACCGAGCTGTACGTCTTCGACCCGCACGGCAACCTGTCGCCGGTCGGGATTCCCGGCGAGCTGTACATCGGCGGCGACTGCCTGGCCCGCGGCTACCTCGGCCGGCCGGAGCTGACCGCCGAGCGGTTCGTGCCGCACCCGTTCGCCACCGGGGCCCGGCTCTACCGCACCGGCGACGTGGTGCGCTGGCGGGCCGACCACACCCTGGAGTTCCTCGGCCGGGTCGACCACCAGGTCAAGGTCCGCGGCTTCCGGGTGGAACTGGGCGAGATCGAGCAGCGGCTGCGCCGGTGCGCCGGCGTCGGTGACGCCGTCGTGGTGGCCCGGCCCGACGGCGAGGACCACACCCTGGTCGCGTACGTCGAGACGGCCGGCGGCGCCCAGCCGCCCGCTGTCGGCGACCTGCTCGCCGAGCTGCGTAAGTTCCTGCCCGGCTACATGGTGCCGAACGCGTTCGTGGTGCTCGACGCGCTGCCGCTGAACCCCAACGGCAAGGTCGACCGGGCCGCCCTGCCGGACCCCGACGGCCACCGGCCCGACCTCGGCACCGGCTACGTGCCGCCGCGCACCCCGATCGAGGAGACCCTCGCCGGCATCTGGGCCGACCTGCTCGGGCTGGACCGGGTCGGTGCCCACGACGACTTCTTCGACCTCGGCGGCCACTCGCTGCTCGCCAGCCGCCTGGTCGCCCGCATCCGCCGGGCGTTCGACCGGGAACTGCCGCTGGCCACGTTCTTCGCCGCGCCGACCGTGGCCGGCCTGGCCACCGCCCTCGAGGCGATGCTGCGCGCCGACGCGACCGGTACCCGCCCGCCGATCACGCCGGCCCGGCGCCCCGACCCGCTGCCGGTGTCGCTGGGGCAGCGGCGGTTGTGGTTTGTGGATCGGTTGGTGCCGGGTGGGGTTGATTACAACGTGGTGTGGCCGTTGCGGTTGGTGGGTGGTTTGGATGTGGGGGCGTTGGTTGGTGCGGTGGGTGAGGTGGTGGCGCGGCATGAGGTGTTGCGTACGCGGTTTGTGGCGGTGGATGGGGAGCCGGTGCAGGTGATTGGTGGGGTGGGGGTGGTGGATGTTCCGTTGGTTGATTTGTCGGGGTTGGGGGTTGGTGTTCGGGCTGGTGAGGTGGCGCGGTGGGTGCGTGAGGCGGGGTTGCGGCCGTTTGATGTGGCGGTGGGGCCGTTGGTGAGGTGGGTGTTGTTGCGGGTTTCTGAGGGTGAGCATGTGTTGTTGGTGTCGGCTCATCATATTGTTTTTGATGGGTGGTCTGGTTCGGTGTTGTTGCGTGAGTTGTCGGTGTTGTATGGGGCGTTTGTGCGGGGTGAGGGTTCGCCGTTGCCGGTGTTGCCGGTGCAGTTTGCTGATTTTGCGGTGTGGGAGCGGCAGTGGTTGTCGGGTGGGGTGTTGGAGGGGCAGTTGGAGTTTTGGCGGGGGTATTTGGGGGGTGCTCCTGCGGTGTTGGATTTGCCGTCTGATTTGCCTCGGTCGGTGGGTCGTGGTGGTGGTGGGGATCGGGAGCGGTTTGAGTTTCCGGTGGGTTTGTCGGTGGGGTTGGGGGAGTTGTGTCGGGGTGCGGGTGCGACTGTTTTTATGGGGTTGTTGGCGGGGTTGGATGTTGTGTTGGGGCGGTATGCGGGGGTGGAGGATGTGGTGGTGGGGACGTTTGTGGCTAATCGGGGTGCGCCTGAGTTGGAGGATTTGATCGGGTTTTTTGTGAATACGGTTGTGGTGCGTGGGGATTTGTCGGGTCGGCCGTCGTTTAGGGGTTTGTTGGGTCGGGTTCGGTCTGGTGTGTTGGATGTGTTCGGGCATCAGGATGTGCCGTTTGATCGGGTGGTTGAGGAGTTGCATCCGGTGCGGCGGGCGGGTTCTATGCCGTTTGTTCAGGTGGCGTTGGTGGTGCAGAATACGCCGGCTGAGGTGGGGGTGTTGGGTGGTGGTGTGGTGGTGGAGTCGTTGCCGACGGAGACCCGCACCGCCGCGTTCGACCTGGCCTTCCACGTCTGGACCACCGAATCGGGGGCGCTCGCGGGATTCGTCGAGTACGCCACCGACCTCTACCGCCGGTCCTCGGTACAGCGCCTGGTCGGTCACCTGGAGAGCGTGCTGACCCAGGCGGTCGCCGACCCGGACCGCCGCATCGACCTGCTGTCGCTGCCCAGCCCGGCCGAGCACCACCACCTGACCCGCGACGTCGCCCGCGGCGCGGTGCGCGACTTCGGCGCCGTGACGCCGCTTTCGCGGTTCACCCGGCAGGCCGCGCTGACCCCGGACGCGACCGCGTACGTCGACGGCGACCGGCTGCTGACGTACGCCGAACTCGACGAGCGGTCCACCCGGCTGGCCCGCCGGCTGCGCCGGCTCGGTGTGGGCCCGGAGACCCCGGTCGGCGTCTGCCTCGGCCACAGCCTCGACCTACCGGTGGCCGCCCTGGCCGTGTGGAAGGCCGACGGCGCCTACCTGCCGCTCGACCCCGACAACCCGGCCGAGCGCCTGGCGTACATGCTCGCCGACGCCGGTGCCGTCGCCGTGGTCACCACCGGGGCGCTGCGCTCCCGACTGCCCGCCGACCTGCCGGAGGTCGTCGACCTCGACACGGGGGACCCCGGCGACGGGGACGCGCCCGGCGTCGACCCGGCCCCGGTGTCCACGATCGACAGTCTGGCCGCGGTCATCTACACCTCCGGCTCCACCGGCCGCCCCAAGGGCGTCGCGGTCACCGGCCGCTCGATGGTCAACCGGATCGCCTGGTTCGCAGACGTTCGGCCCTTCGCGCCGGGCGAGGTCGGCGTGCTGAAGACCCCGATCGGCTTCGTCGACTCGCTGTGGGAACTCCTCGGCGGGCTGCTGTACGGCGTACCGACCGTGGTCGTGCCCAAGGACACCGGCCGCGACCCCAAGGCACTGGTCCGGGTACTCGCCGCGCACGGGGTGACCCGCCTGCTGCTGGTGCCGTCGCTGCTGCGGATGCTCCTGCTCACCGTCGACGACCTGGCCGAGCGGCTGCCCCGGCTGGCGCTGTGGATCAGCTCCGGCGAGCCGCTGTCGGCCGACCTGGCCCGGCTGTTCGTCAAGACCCTGCCCGGCCGGTCGCTGCACAACCTCTACGGCGCCGCCGAGGGCTGGGACTCGCTGTGGCCGCCGGCCTGCGGCGAGGACGAGCTGACCGGCGCGGTCCCGGTCGGCCGGCCGCTGGCCAACGTCGGCGCGCTCATCCTCGACCGGGCCGGCCAGCCCGCCCCGGTCGGCGTACCCGGCGAGCTGTACGTCGGCGGCGACTGCCTGGCCCGCGGCTACCTCGGCCGGCCGGACCTGACCGCGGAGCGGTTCCTGCCGCACCCGTACGAGCCCGGGGCCCGGCTCTACCGCACCGGCGACCTGGCCCGGATGCTGCCCGACGGGCAGATCGAGCTGGTCGGCCGGGTCGACCAGCAGCTCAAGATCCGCGGATTCCGGGTCGAGCCCGGCGAGGTCGAACGGGCCCTGGAGGCGCTGCCGGAGGTTCGCCAGGCCGCGGTGGTCGCCTGGACCCGGGAGGGGGCCGAGCCCGAACTCGCCGCGTACGTCGTCGCCGACGGCCCCGCGGACGCGGCCGGGGTGCGCGCGGCGCTCGGACGTACGCTGCCGTCGCACCTGGTGCCGACCAGCCTCAGCTTCCTCGACGCCCTGCCCTCGACGGCCACCGGCAAGATCGACCGGTTGGCGCTGCCCCGGCCGGTACGGGCCGCCACGACCGACGGCGCCGGGCCGGCCGACGACGCCCAGCTGCTGCTCGCCGAACTGTGGGCCGACGTCCTCGGCGTCGAGCGGGTCGGGGTGGACGACGACTTCTTCGACATCGGCGGGCACAGCCTGCTGGCGGCGCAGCTCGTCGACCGGATCGGTCGCGAGATCGGCCGTGAACTGCCACTTCGTACGATCTTCGACCACTCGACGGTGCGCCGGATGGGGCTGGCCCTGCGGGCACCGCACACCGAGCCGGAAAGGCCGCTGTCTTGA
- a CDS encoding condensation domain-containing protein codes for MTSFDDQAPTTEQTGSADRLQVLAELLADGDPDSRFAPVSMGQRRLWFVDRLVPGGVDYNVVWPLRLVGGLDVGALVGAVGEVVARHEVLRTRFVAVDGEPVQVIGGVGVVDVPLVDLSGLGVGVRAGEVARWVREAGLRPFDVAVGPLVRWVLLRVSEGEHVLLVSAHHIVFDGWSGSVLLRELSVLYGAFVRGEGSPLPVLPVQFADFAVWERQWLSGGVLEGQLEFWRGYLGGAPAVLDLPSDLPRSVGRGGGGDRERFEFPVGLSVGLGSCVGVRVRLFLWGCWRGWMLCWGGMRGWRMWWWGRLWLIGVRLSWRI; via the coding sequence ATGACGAGCTTCGACGACCAGGCGCCCACGACCGAGCAGACCGGGTCGGCGGACCGCCTCCAGGTGCTCGCCGAACTGCTGGCCGACGGCGACCCGGACAGCCGCTTCGCCCCCGTCTCCATGGGGCAGCGGCGGTTGTGGTTTGTGGATCGGTTGGTGCCGGGTGGGGTTGATTACAACGTGGTGTGGCCGTTGCGGTTGGTGGGTGGTTTGGATGTGGGGGCGTTGGTTGGTGCGGTGGGTGAGGTGGTGGCGCGGCATGAGGTGTTGCGTACGCGGTTTGTGGCGGTGGATGGGGAGCCGGTGCAGGTGATTGGTGGGGTGGGGGTGGTGGATGTTCCGTTGGTTGATTTGTCGGGGTTGGGGGTTGGTGTTCGGGCTGGTGAGGTGGCGCGGTGGGTGCGTGAGGCGGGGTTGCGGCCGTTTGATGTGGCGGTGGGGCCGTTGGTGAGGTGGGTGTTGTTGCGGGTTTCTGAGGGTGAGCATGTGTTGTTGGTGTCGGCTCATCATATTGTTTTTGATGGGTGGTCTGGTTCGGTGTTGTTGCGTGAGTTGTCGGTGTTGTATGGGGCGTTTGTGCGGGGTGAGGGTTCGCCGTTGCCGGTGTTGCCGGTGCAGTTTGCTGATTTTGCGGTGTGGGAGCGGCAGTGGTTGTCGGGTGGGGTGTTGGAGGGGCAGTTGGAGTTTTGGCGGGGGTATTTGGGGGGTGCTCCTGCGGTGTTGGATTTGCCGTCTGATTTGCCTCGGTCGGTGGGTCGTGGTGGTGGTGGGGATCGGGAGCGGTTTGAGTTTCCGGTGGGTTTGTCGGTGGGGTTGGGGAGTTGTGTCGGGGTGCGGGTGCGACTGTTTTTATGGGGTTGTTGGCGGGGTTGGATGTTGTGTTGGGGCGGTATGCGGGGGTGGAGGATGTGGTGGTGGGGACGTTTGTGGCTAATCGGGGTGCGCCTGAGTTGGAGGATTTGA
- a CDS encoding non-ribosomal peptide synthetase — protein sequence MTAAGGPVEALPASSGQDRLWFFDQLEPGNPLYNVHFAVRLRGPLRADALATALQTVVDRHEALRTTLRAVDGQPRQLIGPAVAVPTPVTDLTSVPASERAGTASARAADHARTAFDLATGPLLRSDLLRFADDDHAWLLTLHHAVCDGWSAEVLFGEVSEAYLAAVQQRPADLPDLPLQYADFALWQRDVLADGGLDDQLAHWRDRLDGAAPLLDLPTDHPRPATQSYTGALLEAVVPDDLADAVRELARRERATPFMTLLAAFAVVLHRHTGVDDLVVGTAVGGRGRVELERLIGFFTNTVALRLDLAGGPTFRELLARTRTVVADAQSHADLPFEQVVQALRPDREPSYHPIFQVMFDVQPGGLGALRLPGVRATDVPVLDRRISLFDFSVSVVDGAELRLVAEYATDLFTADTVARLLAAYQAVLAGVAAHPDRPVGALPLMTGAERDRILAAADRRAQAAPPATLTDLFAAAAARSPLAPALHDAATGVTYDYRELSDWSGDVAARLHAAGVRPGALVALLCRRSPAAVAGLLGILRAGAAYLPLDPDSPPGRIAALLADAGPAVVVVEPELRAMLPAGGPAVLAVEPVPPSIAAAPPEVHIGPDDLAYVMYTSGSTGRPKGVLVPHRGVANYAAADRTEYGLTAADRVLQFTALMFDVSAEELWPCLATGACLVLRADDMIDTAREFFTACDRLGVTVVHLPTAYFHELVAECERDGLRPPAGLRVVAIGGEATTPARIAVWRRLAPHARLSNAYGPTETSIATTLAALSGPGVPEVGSRVPIGPPVAGSAVHVLDAELAPVPAGVVGAVYVGGAGLARGYLGRPELTADRFVPSPFGVGERLYRTGDLARTLPDGQLEFCGRVDAQVKIRGHRIEPGEVEAALTTLPEVRHAVVVARPTARGDHELFAYVEPVSAPVPDLDRRLRDRLGELLPAYLVPTGWLVVTALPRTGTDKIDRGALPEPPPVPAAPSGPEPRTAAERLVARVWCEVLGVDRVGPDDDFFALGGHSLLATQVVARLRRELGPDVRLRQVFELPRLSAFAAALPPAAAAGPAGPAPTRPAMPALRRATGDELLAGLFDAAAAPGVANLLQRTAGAPATVRREGTDRTQES from the coding sequence GTGACCGCCGCCGGCGGCCCGGTGGAGGCGCTGCCCGCCTCGTCCGGCCAGGACCGCCTGTGGTTCTTCGACCAGCTCGAACCCGGCAACCCGCTCTACAACGTGCACTTCGCGGTCCGGCTGCGCGGACCGCTGCGCGCCGACGCGCTGGCCACCGCGTTGCAGACGGTCGTGGACCGGCACGAGGCGCTGCGGACCACGCTGCGCGCCGTCGACGGCCAGCCCCGCCAGCTGATCGGCCCCGCCGTCGCGGTGCCGACGCCGGTGACGGACCTGACGTCGGTCCCGGCGAGCGAGCGGGCCGGCACCGCCAGCGCCCGCGCCGCCGACCATGCCCGGACCGCGTTCGACCTGGCCACCGGCCCGCTGCTGCGCAGCGACCTGCTCCGCTTCGCCGACGACGACCACGCCTGGCTGCTCACCCTGCACCACGCGGTCTGCGACGGCTGGTCGGCCGAGGTGCTGTTCGGCGAGGTCTCCGAGGCGTACCTGGCCGCCGTCCAGCAGCGTCCCGCCGACCTGCCCGACCTGCCGCTGCAGTACGCCGACTTCGCTCTGTGGCAGCGTGACGTGCTCGCCGACGGCGGCCTCGACGACCAGCTCGCCCACTGGCGCGACCGGCTCGACGGCGCCGCCCCGCTGCTCGACCTGCCCACCGACCACCCCCGCCCGGCGACGCAGAGCTACACCGGCGCGCTGCTCGAGGCGGTCGTCCCCGACGACCTCGCCGACGCGGTACGCGAGCTGGCCCGCCGGGAGCGGGCGACGCCGTTCATGACCCTGCTGGCCGCGTTCGCGGTCGTGCTGCACCGGCACACCGGCGTCGACGACCTGGTCGTCGGCACCGCCGTCGGCGGCCGGGGCCGGGTCGAGCTGGAACGGCTCATCGGCTTCTTCACCAACACCGTGGCGCTGCGCCTCGACCTGGCCGGCGGACCGACGTTCCGCGAGCTGCTGGCGCGGACCCGCACCGTCGTCGCCGACGCCCAGTCCCACGCCGACCTGCCGTTCGAGCAGGTCGTGCAGGCGCTGCGCCCGGACCGCGAACCGAGCTACCACCCGATCTTCCAGGTGATGTTCGACGTGCAGCCGGGCGGGCTCGGCGCGCTGCGGCTGCCCGGCGTACGCGCCACCGACGTACCGGTGCTCGACCGGCGGATCTCGCTGTTCGACTTCAGCGTCTCCGTCGTCGACGGCGCCGAACTGCGGCTGGTCGCCGAGTACGCCACCGACCTGTTCACCGCCGACACGGTGGCCCGGCTGCTGGCCGCCTACCAGGCGGTGCTGGCCGGCGTCGCCGCCCACCCGGACCGGCCGGTCGGTGCCCTGCCGCTGATGACCGGCGCCGAACGCGACCGGATCCTGGCCGCCGCCGACCGGCGCGCACAGGCCGCGCCACCGGCCACCCTCACCGACCTGTTCGCCGCCGCGGCCGCCCGCTCTCCGCTCGCCCCGGCGCTGCACGACGCCGCCACCGGGGTCACGTACGACTACCGGGAACTGAGCGACTGGTCCGGCGACGTCGCCGCCCGCCTGCACGCCGCCGGGGTACGCCCCGGTGCACTGGTGGCGCTGCTGTGCCGGCGGTCCCCGGCCGCCGTCGCCGGCCTGCTCGGCATCCTGCGCGCCGGCGCCGCCTACCTGCCACTGGACCCGGACAGCCCGCCCGGCCGGATCGCCGCCCTGCTCGCCGACGCCGGCCCGGCCGTCGTGGTGGTCGAACCGGAGCTGCGGGCGATGCTGCCGGCCGGCGGACCGGCGGTGCTGGCGGTCGAACCGGTGCCGCCGTCGATCGCCGCCGCCCCGCCGGAAGTCCACATCGGACCAGACGACCTCGCGTACGTGATGTACACCTCCGGCTCCACCGGCCGGCCCAAGGGCGTCCTCGTCCCGCACCGCGGCGTGGCGAACTACGCCGCCGCCGACCGGACCGAGTACGGCCTGACCGCCGCCGACCGGGTCCTCCAGTTCACCGCGCTGATGTTCGACGTCAGCGCCGAGGAGCTCTGGCCCTGCCTGGCCACCGGCGCCTGCCTGGTGCTGCGCGCCGACGACATGATCGACACCGCGCGCGAGTTCTTCACGGCCTGCGACCGGCTCGGCGTCACCGTCGTACACCTGCCGACCGCGTACTTCCACGAACTGGTCGCCGAGTGCGAGCGTGACGGCCTGCGCCCACCGGCCGGCCTGCGGGTGGTGGCGATCGGCGGCGAGGCGACCACCCCGGCCCGGATCGCCGTTTGGCGCCGGCTCGCGCCCCACGCCCGGCTGTCCAACGCGTACGGCCCCACCGAGACCAGCATCGCCACGACCCTCGCCGCGCTGTCCGGGCCCGGCGTGCCGGAGGTGGGCAGCCGGGTGCCGATCGGCCCGCCGGTCGCCGGCTCCGCCGTCCACGTCCTCGACGCCGAGCTGGCACCGGTGCCGGCCGGCGTGGTCGGCGCGGTCTACGTCGGCGGCGCCGGCCTGGCCCGCGGCTACCTCGGCCGGCCGGAGCTGACCGCCGACCGGTTCGTGCCCAGCCCGTTCGGCGTCGGTGAGCGCCTCTACCGCACCGGCGACCTGGCCCGCACGCTGCCCGACGGGCAACTCGAGTTCTGCGGCCGGGTCGACGCCCAGGTCAAGATCCGGGGCCACCGGATCGAGCCGGGCGAGGTCGAGGCGGCGCTTACCACCCTGCCCGAGGTACGCCACGCGGTGGTCGTCGCCCGACCGACCGCGCGCGGCGACCACGAGCTGTTCGCGTACGTCGAACCGGTGTCGGCGCCGGTGCCCGACCTGGACCGGCGGCTGCGTGACCGGCTCGGCGAGCTGCTGCCCGCCTACCTGGTCCCGACCGGCTGGCTGGTGGTCACCGCCCTGCCCCGCACCGGCACCGACAAGATCGACCGTGGCGCCCTGCCCGAGCCGCCGCCGGTCCCGGCCGCACCGTCCGGGCCGGAACCGCGTACCGCCGCGGAGCGGCTCGTCGCCCGGGTGTGGTGCGAGGTCCTGGGCGTCGACCGGGTCGGGCCGGACGACGACTTCTTCGCGCTGGGCGGGCACTCGCTGCTGGCCACCCAGGTGGTCGCCCGGCTGCGCCGCGAGCTGGGACCGGACGTACGGCTGCGCCAGGTGTTCGAGCTGCCCCGGCTGTCGGCGTTCGCCGCCGCGCTGCCGCCGGCGGCGGCCGCCGGGCCGGCCGGCCCGGCCCCGACCCGGCCGGCGATGCCGGCGTTGCGCCGGGCCACCGGTGACGAGCTGCTCGCCGGGCTCTTCGACGCCGCTGCCGCCCCGGGCGTCGCCAACCTGCTCCAACGGACCGCCGGCGCACCCGCCACCGTCCGCCGCGAAGGAACCGACCGCACCCAGGAGTCGTGA